The Sporichthyaceae bacterium genomic sequence GTCCAGCGGATGCCCTCGACCTCGAAGGACGCCACCTCCAGCGGCTTGGAGCCGATGATGATGTCCCGCTCCTCCTTCAGCACGCGGGCCACATAGGCCACCAGAGCCTTGGCCTTGGCGGCCGGCTCGGTCGTGAACACCAGGTCGTACTTGTTCTTGAAGTAGCGCGCCTCGTGGGCGCGCAGCCCGGCCAGCGCCTCGGCAACCGGCGAGGACTCCAGCCCGACGGTGGAGACGCTCTGAAAATCGACGACGTAAGACACCCGCGCGCTCCTAGACGTTGAACCGGAAGTCCACGACATCACCGTCGCGCATCACGTAATCCTTGCCCTCGATGCGTACCTGGCCCTTGGACCGCGCCTCGACGATCGAGCCGGCCGCCATCAGGTCGTCGAAGCCGACCACCTCGGCTTTGATGAAGCCGCGCTGGAAGTCCGTGTGGATGACACCGGCGGCCTCGGGCGCGGTGGAGCCGGCGCGGATGGTCCAGGCGCGGGACTCCTTCGGGCCGGCGGTCAGATAGGTGGCCAGGCCGAGGGTGGCGAAGCCGACCCGGGCCAACTGGTGCAGGCCGGATTCCTCCTGTCCGGTGGACTGGAGCAGCTCGAGTGCCTCGGCCTCGTCGAGCTCGACGAGCTCGGACTCGATCTTGGCGTCCAGCAGGATCGCCTCGGCCGGGGCGACCAACGCCCGCAGTTCGGCGGCCAGGGTTGCGTCGCCGAGCTCGTCGGCGTCGAGGTTGAACACGTAGATGAACGGCTTCGCCGTCATCAGGTGCAGGTCACGCAGCGGAGCGACGTCGAGGCCGGCGGAGAACAGGGTCCGACCGGAGTTGAGGATCTCGCCGGCCTCCTTGGCCGCGGCGAGAGTCGCGGCGTTGCCCTTGGCGAGGTCCTTCGAAAGCCGCGATTCCTTCTCCAGCCGGGGCAGCACCTTCTCCAGCGTCTGCAGGTCGGCCAGGATCAGCTCGGTG encodes the following:
- the ychF gene encoding redox-regulated ATPase YchF, yielding MTLTIGIVGLPNVGKSTLFNALTRNDVLAANYPFATIEPNVGVVGVPDPRLGRLAELYDSVKIVPATVSFVDIAGIVKGASEGAGLGNKFLSHIRECEAICQVIRVFADPDVVHVDGQVAPKSDLETINTELILADLQTLEKVLPRLEKESRLSKDLAKGNAATLAAAKEAGEILNSGRTLFSAGLDVAPLRDLHLMTAKPFIYVFNLDADELGDATLAAELRALVAPAEAILLDAKIESELVELDEAEALELLQSTGQEESGLHQLARVGFATLGLATYLTAGPKESRAWTIRAGSTAPEAAGVIHTDFQRGFIKAEVVGFDDLMAAGSIVEARSKGQVRIEGKDYVMRDGDVVDFRFNV
- a CDS encoding phage tail protein — encoded protein: MSYVVDFQSVSTVGLESSPVAEALAGLRAHEARYFKNKYDLVFTTEPAAKAKALVAYVARVLKEERDIIIGSKPLEVASFEVEGIRWTYVFYESGLSINVLYTLEDAGKRAVGFKLSDGMEVPAELAEKFKFARQRSKLAGTIRGSYFVIKGEHSL